One genomic window of Xanthobacter dioxanivorans includes the following:
- the purH gene encoding bifunctional phosphoribosylaminoimidazolecarboxamide formyltransferase/IMP cyclohydrolase yields MTADIRPVTRALLSVSDKTGLVPFAAALVSHGVELVSTGGTAKAIAEAGLPVKDVSDLTGFPEMMDGRVKTLHPKVHGGILAIRSDAGHQASLAEHAIAPIDLVVVNLYPFEATVARKAGFEETIENIDIGGPALIRGAAKNHGDVAVVVEAADYDAVLHEIAEHGGTTLPLRRKLAQKAYARTAAYDAAISNWFARELKEVAPDFRAVGGRLIEALRYGENPHQSAAFYASDEIRPGVATARQVQGKQLSYNNINDTDAAFEAVAEFHPARTAAVVIVKHANPCGVAEGASLAEAYAKALACDPVSAFGGIIAVNRTLDADAARAMVEIFTEVIVAPDATDEAIAVVAAKKNLRLLLTGALPDPRAPGMTVKTVAGGLLVQGRDNASADDLELKVVTKRAPTDRELTDLRFAFRVAKHVKSNTIIYARDLATVGIGAGQMSRVDSARIAARKALDAAEALGLREPLTKGSVVASDAFFPFADGLMAAVEAGATAVIQPGGSMRDAEVIAAADAAGLAMVFTGVRHFRH; encoded by the coding sequence ATGACCGCCGATATCCGTCCCGTGACCCGCGCCCTCCTCTCGGTGTCCGACAAGACGGGTCTCGTGCCGTTCGCCGCCGCCCTCGTCTCCCACGGAGTGGAGCTGGTCTCCACCGGCGGCACCGCCAAGGCCATCGCCGAGGCCGGCCTGCCGGTGAAGGACGTGTCCGACCTCACCGGCTTCCCGGAGATGATGGACGGACGGGTGAAGACCCTGCACCCCAAGGTGCACGGCGGCATCCTCGCCATCCGCTCGGACGCCGGCCACCAGGCCTCGCTCGCCGAGCATGCCATCGCCCCCATCGACCTCGTGGTGGTGAACCTCTATCCGTTCGAGGCCACCGTCGCCCGCAAGGCCGGCTTCGAAGAGACCATCGAGAACATCGACATCGGCGGCCCGGCCCTCATCCGCGGCGCCGCCAAGAACCATGGCGACGTGGCCGTGGTGGTGGAAGCGGCGGATTATGACGCGGTGCTGCATGAGATCGCCGAGCACGGCGGCACCACCCTGCCCCTGCGCCGCAAGCTGGCGCAGAAGGCCTATGCCCGCACCGCCGCCTATGACGCGGCCATCTCCAACTGGTTCGCCCGCGAGCTGAAGGAGGTCGCGCCGGACTTCCGCGCCGTGGGCGGCCGGCTCATCGAGGCCCTGCGCTACGGCGAGAACCCGCACCAGTCCGCCGCCTTCTACGCCTCGGACGAGATCCGCCCCGGCGTCGCCACGGCGCGGCAGGTTCAGGGCAAGCAGCTGTCCTACAACAACATCAACGACACCGACGCCGCCTTCGAGGCGGTGGCCGAGTTCCACCCTGCCCGCACCGCGGCGGTGGTGATCGTGAAGCACGCCAATCCCTGCGGCGTGGCCGAGGGCGCCTCCCTCGCCGAGGCCTACGCCAAGGCGCTGGCCTGCGATCCGGTCTCGGCCTTCGGCGGCATCATCGCCGTCAACCGCACGCTGGATGCCGACGCCGCCCGCGCCATGGTGGAGATCTTCACCGAGGTGATCGTCGCACCCGACGCCACCGACGAGGCCATCGCGGTGGTGGCGGCCAAGAAGAACCTGCGCCTGCTGCTCACCGGCGCCCTGCCCGACCCGCGCGCTCCGGGGATGACGGTGAAGACGGTGGCCGGCGGCCTGCTGGTGCAGGGCCGCGACAATGCCAGCGCCGACGATTTGGAGCTGAAGGTGGTGACCAAGCGCGCCCCCACCGACCGGGAGCTGACCGACCTGCGCTTCGCCTTCCGCGTGGCCAAGCACGTGAAGTCCAACACCATCATCTATGCCCGCGACCTCGCCACGGTGGGCATCGGCGCCGGGCAGATGAGCCGGGTGGATTCGGCCCGCATCGCCGCCCGCAAGGCGCTGGACGCGGCCGAGGCCCTGGGCCTCAGGGAGCCGCTCACCAAGGGCTCGGTGGTGGCCTCCGACGCCTTCTTCCCCTTCGCCGATGGCCTCATGGCGGCGGTGGAGGCAGGGGCGACGGCGGTGATCCAGCCCGGCGGCTCCATGCGCGACGCCGAGGTGATCGCGGCGGCGGACGCGGCGGGCCTCGCCATGGTGTTCACCGGCGTGCGGCATTTCCGGCACTGA
- a CDS encoding alpha-amylase family protein, whose protein sequence is MNRRLLLAGLAGGAVGTAAGAAGFAGAERIAALHRPRTPGLLDGVVWQVHGGALDPRGDWDFLGARSLLVQWLVADDTAFVPLPGLGLSLVADPPNWTRIAREPWARSIIAGLASRFSEPTARKQVLDLGALSARIARQPLPFRPAGFYFPVEADPTWAEVGKMAAATAAIPRPLWVSCYDNSNVGPEALADWIENWLPKDVGLFFQDGVGVYTRAPLAARRYAEVISARLGARRFRLIAEAFRPAETGTFRAATAEELLAQLKAYEGFDTFVFDGPHYVDRILVQKLLKG, encoded by the coding sequence ATGAACCGCCGCCTTCTTCTCGCCGGGCTCGCAGGCGGCGCCGTGGGGACCGCCGCCGGTGCCGCCGGCTTCGCCGGGGCCGAGCGCATCGCGGCGCTGCACCGGCCGAGGACGCCGGGCCTGCTGGATGGCGTGGTCTGGCAGGTGCACGGCGGGGCGCTCGACCCGCGCGGCGACTGGGACTTTCTCGGTGCGCGCAGCCTCCTGGTGCAATGGCTGGTGGCGGACGACACCGCCTTTGTGCCCCTGCCCGGCCTCGGCCTGTCCCTGGTCGCGGACCCTCCCAACTGGACCCGCATCGCGCGGGAGCCCTGGGCGCGCAGCATCATCGCCGGCCTCGCCAGCCGCTTCAGCGAGCCCACCGCCCGCAAGCAGGTCCTCGACCTCGGCGCCCTGTCCGCCCGGATCGCGCGGCAGCCTTTGCCGTTCCGGCCGGCCGGCTTCTATTTTCCGGTGGAGGCCGACCCCACCTGGGCCGAGGTGGGCAAGATGGCGGCCGCGACCGCCGCCATTCCCCGCCCGCTCTGGGTGAGCTGCTACGACAATTCCAACGTCGGTCCCGAGGCGCTGGCGGACTGGATCGAAAACTGGCTGCCGAAGGATGTGGGGCTGTTCTTCCAGGACGGCGTCGGCGTCTACACCCGCGCGCCCCTGGCGGCGCGGCGCTATGCCGAGGTGATCTCCGCCCGGCTCGGCGCCAGGCGCTTCCGGCTGATCGCCGAGGCCTTCCGCCCGGCGGAGACCGGCACCTTCCGCGCCGCCACCGCCGAGGAGCTGCTGGCCCAGCTGAAGGCCTACGAGGGGTTCGACACCTTCGTCTTCGACGGTCCGCACTATGTGGACCGCATCCTCGTGCAGAAGCTGCTCAAGGGGTAG
- a CDS encoding glycosyl transferase family protein, which yields MQLYWPYLLADYIRFVEYVAAGVAVIILISSIDDLFVDAWYWGRRIYRRFVIEPFIRPLTPAALYQRDEQPMAIMIPAWLESPVIAAMIENMVSVMDYRRYMIFVGTYPNDPDTIAEVERMRRRYKQLVRVEVRNPGPTNKADCLNAVVRAIFQHEQMTGTEFAGLVLHDAEDVLHPLELRFFNYLLPRKDLIQIPVYSLERHWSELVAGIYMDEFAEWHAKDLVVRESIAGSVPSAGVGTCFSRKAILHMLNEGDGDVFNTASLTEDYDISARLYHAKMQSIIARLPVEYRVTRESFFGFAKPKEVHLTMPLCVREFFPDTFRTSYRQKARWALGIAFQGWRQMGWEGNWATKYFLFRDRKGILTSIVAVMAYVVAAHFLLIYGAERLGVLPARYPSIFATETWLLAVLTGNAVAFALRLIQRFYFVSVVYGWEQGLMSVPRVVMANFVNFAATVRAWRLFLDHVFRGKRIVWDKTAHDFPDALELGQSRQRLGELLLTWQAVLPEHVEQALAVQDERQQPLGRILVSRGWLDEETLAEAIAFQSNLPRTHVTEQMVRQFHDLLPLDLMVRRRILPVGEDATGRLVVAVPSPLSQKALDEVRVAVGDLPLQRIARESEINDGLRLLRGVSPGLEGHQSPPLLGDLLLEKGLMQREAFDAAMENYHPDVDGRIGEYLVRCGIVKEEAILATVREQERRLAVAPA from the coding sequence ATGCAGCTTTATTGGCCTTATCTCCTCGCCGATTACATCCGCTTCGTGGAGTATGTGGCGGCGGGCGTGGCGGTGATCATCCTGATCTCGTCCATCGACGACCTGTTCGTGGACGCATGGTACTGGGGGCGGCGGATCTACCGCCGCTTCGTCATCGAGCCGTTCATCCGGCCGCTGACCCCGGCCGCCCTCTACCAGAGGGACGAGCAGCCGATGGCCATCATGATTCCCGCATGGCTGGAATCCCCCGTGATCGCGGCCATGATCGAGAACATGGTCTCGGTCATGGACTACCGGCGCTACATGATCTTCGTCGGGACCTATCCGAACGATCCCGACACCATCGCCGAAGTGGAGCGCATGCGCCGGCGCTACAAGCAGCTGGTGCGGGTGGAGGTGCGCAATCCCGGCCCCACCAACAAGGCCGACTGCCTCAACGCCGTGGTGCGCGCCATCTTCCAGCACGAGCAGATGACCGGCACCGAGTTCGCCGGCCTGGTGCTGCACGACGCCGAGGACGTGCTGCATCCCCTGGAGCTGCGCTTCTTCAACTATCTCCTGCCGCGCAAGGACCTGATCCAGATCCCGGTCTACTCGCTGGAGCGCCACTGGTCGGAGCTGGTGGCCGGCATCTACATGGACGAGTTCGCCGAGTGGCATGCCAAGGATCTCGTGGTGCGCGAGAGCATCGCCGGCTCGGTGCCCTCCGCGGGGGTGGGCACCTGCTTCTCGCGCAAGGCCATCCTCCACATGCTCAACGAAGGCGACGGCGACGTCTTCAACACCGCGAGCCTCACCGAGGACTACGACATCAGCGCGCGCCTCTACCACGCGAAGATGCAGTCCATCATCGCCCGCCTGCCGGTGGAATACCGGGTGACGCGTGAATCCTTCTTCGGCTTCGCCAAGCCGAAGGAAGTGCATCTCACCATGCCGCTGTGCGTGCGCGAGTTCTTCCCCGACACCTTCCGCACCTCCTACCGGCAGAAGGCGCGCTGGGCCCTCGGCATCGCCTTCCAGGGCTGGCGCCAGATGGGCTGGGAAGGCAACTGGGCCACCAAGTACTTCCTGTTCCGCGACCGCAAGGGCATCCTCACCTCCATCGTCGCGGTGATGGCCTACGTGGTGGCGGCGCACTTCCTGCTGATCTACGGCGCGGAAAGGCTCGGCGTCCTGCCGGCGCGCTATCCCTCCATCTTCGCCACCGAGACGTGGCTGCTGGCGGTGCTCACCGGCAACGCCGTGGCCTTCGCCCTGCGGCTGATCCAGCGCTTCTACTTCGTCAGCGTCGTCTATGGCTGGGAACAGGGGCTCATGTCCGTGCCCCGCGTGGTGATGGCCAATTTCGTCAACTTCGCCGCCACGGTGCGCGCCTGGCGGCTGTTCCTCGACCACGTCTTCCGCGGCAAGCGGATCGTCTGGGACAAGACCGCCCACGATTTCCCCGATGCCCTCGAGCTCGGCCAGTCACGCCAGCGCCTCGGCGAGCTGCTGCTCACCTGGCAGGCGGTGCTGCCGGAACATGTGGAGCAGGCCCTCGCGGTCCAGGACGAGCGCCAGCAGCCGCTGGGGCGCATCCTCGTCTCGCGCGGCTGGCTCGACGAGGAGACCCTCGCCGAGGCCATCGCCTTCCAGTCCAACCTGCCCCGCACCCATGTGACCGAGCAGATGGTGCGGCAGTTCCACGATCTGCTCCCCCTCGACCTCATGGTGCGCCGGCGCATCCTGCCCGTCGGCGAGGACGCGACGGGGCGCCTGGTGGTGGCGGTGCCCTCGCCCCTCAGCCAGAAGGCCCTCGACGAGGTCCGCGTCGCGGTGGGCGACCTGCCGCTCCAGCGCATCGCCCGCGAAAGCGAGATCAATGACGGCCTGCGCCTGCTGCGCGGCGTGTCGCCCGGGCTGGAGGGCCACCAGTCGCCGCCGCTCCTCGGCGACCTGCTGCTGGAAAAGGGCCTGATGCAGCGCGAGGCCTTCGATGCGGCCATGGAGAACTACCATCCCGACGTGGACGGGCGCATCGGCGAGTATCTCGTGCGTTGCGGCATCGTGAAGGAAGAGGCGATCCTCGCCACCGTCCGCGAGCAGGAGCGCCGCCTCGCCGTCGCACCGGCATGA